From Cucumis melo cultivar AY chromosome 3, USDA_Cmelo_AY_1.0, whole genome shotgun sequence:
ttaaggttGAATGTGACAATGTGGTTGCGGTTTGATTGGAATTTCAGAATCGTAGCTAACTTATTCTTTGTTTGACTGTTCTGATTTTATTGCTTTGTGCTCGAATCTTGTTGATTCGATCTTCTTCATCGACGTATTTTTGTTTCCAATGAGTGCTTTCATTATTAAGATGTCAGATCTGATAAGGTTTCGGCTACttttatattatatgtttgcCTTTCTGATTGTTTGTGTTACAATGGTTTCGCTTCCATTCGTGTCTTGTTGCTTATAGGTTGGAATTTATATGAGATGAACAATGAATCAGTTGGATAAGGTTATGATCATTTTCATGCATTCAGATCTGTACTTCATTCTAAATGCTTTAAGATGGTTGCTTCCGGGATTAACTTGTATCTTTTACGATTGGTGTTGAATTCATCCTTGCAAGCCACCTGAGGAAATGATGACTAGAGTAATTGGATGTGAAACGTTTTTGCTCTAGTTTCGAATAATAGATGTGTCAATGATGTTTAAAGGATTTTGTTGGATTATCTTATGAAATTACACTGGCAGCATACCAAAATGAATTGATAGGCATTTTCTCATCTATCGATCTGAATTTTGACGTTTATTGCATTTCAATCCTTTTGGTGGAGAAGGAAATTTTCTAAGATTGTCTCAATTGCAGAAGTAATTTTTCTGTTATTGGTCTTAAACAAAATCGTGAAGTTCAATGTAATGTGTTTGCTGAGATTGATGTAtgtgttattttaaaaaatgaagaaCACCCTCAATTGTTCCAAAAGAAAATCAGGTGGTGGGTAGTAGAAAGCTTTCAAAAAACAACTAGCCAAACCCGTTTGACCAAACTTTTGTTCTGAAAacattatatattgaaaatagCTTTAAAAAAACTATTGCTTTTTGTGAAATAATTTTGGTTTCGTATTCATGAGTAAGGTTGGACAAGGTGGCACATTTGGAATTGGACTATTTAAATCTTCAACAATGTAGAAAAACCAACCATCCTTACGTGGAGACAGTAATTATTATGTTATATTATTCTTTTTAGTTCTCATTGACAGCCAAATATTTTGTAGATATTTTGGTAATCACATGGATCAATGTTTAATCACTCGGCTGCCTTTGGTATTTTGTGGTTCTTTCCAACTTTTGTTGGTCAGAATAGATCTTCCTAAGTGCTTAGGAGTCTCTTATCTGTCTCTCTCTATAGCTCCGTCTGTTGATGTACTGAATGCTATGTGTCATACTATGATATATCTACATGTAGAAGCACTTACATTGGTTCGAAGATTTATATACGTTTGCCGTTGCTTAGATATATGCACATGCATGCTTACAAGGGATAATagattatttatctttttatttcGTTCTTAACATTGGATATTCTTGTCTTCTTTAACGAGTCAAAgcaattttcattttcattttcattgtCTACAGAAAGCAGAAATTAGCACATCACAATGAAGGCACTTATTCTTGTTGGAGGATTTGGAACTCGTTTGAGGCCACTGACCCTCAGTGTTCCCAAGCCACTTGTTGACTTTGCGAATAAACCCATGATCTTGCACcaggtttatttattttttctttttattctccCCTTCCCCCCTTGACCCCTTTGTTCAATAAGTTTCTAGTTACCCTGCTAATGTGATATCTAAAATTTTACAGTTAATTTCAAAGAAATATTGATATCAAATTAGTGATTTTCTAATTCTAATTGTATTATAAACTAGAGATGGACAGTGCAAATTCATTTTCTGGCAAACTCCAAATGAATATAAATTAGAAAATGTCCCAAAGTTAACTGCTTATAAggatattattttgtttaatcgCACTGTTGTTCTGAAAAGCCATTTTCACCCTCACTGTTCAGATAGAAGCTCTCAAGGCTATTGGAGTGGAAGAAGTGGTTCTGGCAATCAATTATCAGCCAGAAGTATGGAAATAGAACTCTGTTTCATTCGCCTACTTTACTTGAGGTTTGCAGTGATTAACGCAATAAATCTATATTTCTGTAGGTAATGTTGAATTTCTtgaaagaatttgagaaaaagcTTGGGATCAAGATCACATGCTCTCAGGAGACAGAACCCCTTGGAACAGCTGGCCCTCTGGCCCTTGCAAGGGACAAACTGATAGATGATTCAGGCGAGCCATTCTTTGTCCTCAATAGCGACGTTATCAGTGAGTACCCACTTAAACAAATGATTGAATTCCACAAGAGCCATGGGGGAGAGGCTTCAATCATGGTCACCAAGGTAAAACACTTTAGTTGGGATAAAGTTTTCTTCTTAGGCCCCCTTGGTCAAGGTTCTTCTCATTATCTGACAGTTCCTTCAAGTCAGTAGTTGATTGattatattttcttcttcaagGTGGATGAGCCTTCCAAATACGGTGTGGTGGTCATGGACGAATCTACAGGGAAAGTTGAGAAATTTGTCGAGAAACCAAAACTATTTGTGGGCAACAAAATCAATGCGGGAATTTACCTATTAAACCCCTCTGTTCTAGATAGAATCGAACTGAGACCAACATCCATTGAGAAAGAGGTGTTCCCTAGCATTGCAGCAGAGCAGAAGCTTTATGCAATGGTACTGCCAGGGTTTTGGATGGATATCGGACAGCCAAAAGATTATATCACAGGACTAAGATTATATCTAAACTCCTTGAGAAAGAACTCTTCATCCATGTTAGCCGTTGGATCTCACATTGTAGGGAATGTTCTGGTggatgagacagcgaagattgGTGAAGGATGTCTGATTGGTCCTGACGTTGCCATCGGTCCTGGTTGTGTTGTTGAGTCAGGAGTCCGGCTATCTCGATGCACCGTAATGCGTGGAGTGCGCATCAAGAAGCATGCTTGCATATCGAGCAGTATCATAGGCTGGCACTCCACCGTCGGACAATGGGCACGTGTAGAGAACATGACAATACTAGGTGAAGACGTTCATGTGGGTGATGAAATTTACAGTAATGGTGGAGTTGTCCTGCCGcacaaagaaataaaatctaGCATTTTGAAGCCTGAAATAGTAATGTAAAGGTGTGTATTTTGCTTGTTAGTTGAATCCCTTTTTGAGAGCAGCAGTGTCTTACTTAACGTTGTCGTTATTGAATTTTActagttcttttcttttttttttccctcttcgTGGGCGCAGCATAATGTCGGTGTCTGCTAGTTCAAGTTCTATGTTGAAGGGTCAATCTCCTTTATCTAAGGACATTTCTTGTCATGGTGTCATACATTTACATTGTAATATTTTTGTGTATATAGGAAAATAATTATCCATTAATTTTCAGTTTCTTTTCCCAAAGAAAAGCTGTTTTCTTTGCTTCAGCTTTTTGAGTTCATCGTTAGTCATCAGTTCCTTGCAGTAGGAGGTACTCATTTGTTATTGTATATTGCAATATCTATTGGATCATAATAACAAGTAGTACCAACTTCAAAAGTTCAGTTCATTGAAGCGCAGGATGTTCAAATCTCTCTACCTCCATTTGTGTTGCATTCAAATGTTTTGTTATTTAGCCAAATGCTTCATATTCCTGAGATATTTACAACCGCTAATGTTTTCTTCGTAAGATGGTGCGATCAAGCATTAAATTGATGGGAAGAATAGAAGAACATAAAAGATGGTATGCTTCGATAGGAATATGCAAACCTAATATCATTTCAAAATGGACAAAAGGGCACGAGACGGGgagaaaatatattattaatttacaaaaGGGAGGGTAAGAGGAGGCCTACTATATCAAAAAACGGAAGAGATTTCAAGACTCATTTACGTTTGAGGAGAAAGCCTCGGAAAATGGGGGCGTGTTATGCTCTATTATACTGTGCCCAATAGCCAAAATGTTACCAACGATGATAAACCAAGTAGGAACCAGGAAATAAAAGCAAAAGCCACAGATATTTCGATCTTGCTGCAAGAAATATAAGGAGGTGATCTGCAGTAGTCCAAGTCCCTTGAATACAGAATGGCCACCCCAGCAGACGATGATGCAGCTGCAAGTGAAAGCGTTGATACGACCTGCGTTTCATTTCAAGTAGATGAATTGATGAGGTTAGCCATGCTAAAACCAGTGGATTCATAAGGTAAAATTGTAAGATATTCCCTTACTGGTATTGATATGCAATTACCATAACAGATGCAAAAGGCTTTACCCCCCAACTGATTAAAGAGAGTTCGTTCCCTTGACTACTCTCGACTACTTTTCAATAGACAAAAGGCATTCACCTTTTTGCCCTTATTTGAATACTTCAGCAATATTGGAGGCCTAACATAAAACTGCAGCTAAACTATGCTTCACTACAGTACAACAAATGCTTAATCAACGCAAATGGCAAGTACTTCACAAAATTAGAAATACGATTAACACTCGCTACTTTGAGTACATTCTATTGTGATATTCTTGTAAGGGACCTAATTAGAGATATATGGGATTATAGTAAAATATTAGTATAGTTATTAGAGGCGGCACATTAGTAATTAGCAAGTAAGTTTGTGAGGATTCTTTAGTTATAAATAGAGGGAATGGGTTGAAATAAAGGGTTAGAGGCGGCACATTAGTAATTAGCAGAATTTTGTGAGATTTCCTTGTGAGGGAATTTGGGAGAGTCTAGCCCTCTCAAAAAGCTAGGAGTTTACCTTGTTACTTGTTCTTCTGATATTATAGTACATTGTCCATATATCTTCATATATAATTCTAACATATTCATGTATTTCGCAAGTTCAAGAACAGAGATACTCACCCAATCTCCAATGGCAAATAGACACAGTAGAACTGAATTCCGCAAGCTTTTCTTCATACGCAAAGCATGCAAATCAAGGCATGCGAGTCCAAAGCTCCAAAGAATTTGAAGCCCCATCGAAGCGATTAAATAACTGATTGAAATAAATAGGCCTAAAATTAGACAAGAACCACTACATTGCAATAGAACTACACATAAGAGTGGTTAAAGCTGACACATAAAACCTAAGAGGCACAACACTTTATTTGGTTAGCATGTCCATGTCTGACACATGTTAGATCCTCTTGCACTTGAACACATGTTAGCTACTTGTTAGTGTAACAAATGTGTTAGACATGCATAAAATACTTATTGAGTAGACTATACATacatgataataataataaaatttaagcGTGAACATCCAACTAAGTTGTTTAAGCATGTAAATGCATCAACCAATTAACTTGTATATAAAtcatatacatttttttaaaaaaaattaataaaaacaacTACGTCATtgaggaaaaatgaaagaatacaagggaaTACAAAAAACAAGTCCACCAAAACACCCCAACTAAAGGAAGGGATTCCAAGTAAGTAAAATGTTACTGAATGAATAATTACATACAAAAGCTTCGAAATCAAagtttttttaatatatgtTTCTTTTCCATGCTGTGTACTAGATTTTTAAAAAACGAAGGGTGTTATATCCATGTCTTGTATTTCTATTTGTGCTTCTTCTTAgcgaagaaaaaaaaaacaccatgAAAACATAAGGTAAAAATCAGAGGAGATAGTTTAAGTAACATTTAAAGCGGAGAGTTCAAAATCATATATGCAAATTTCAACCCCAGAAAAGTTCTCAAGTATTCCATGTTGCAAACTACCACACATCCCTGAACAAGAATGAAAGTCTGAAATGTTGGTTCATATGAAAAAGAAGGGTTTGGGGGGAATCCACTATGGAGAGAGTTCAGGATGCAAACAACTATTTTTGAAATTCCAGTAGAAAATGGATACTGCCGGTATCTGCATTATTCTTCCCAAATCACAGAACCGGGGTGCCCAAACATTATGACAAAACAAATGGGCAACTTAAATGCAAACAGCTAGTAGCCTGTATAAAAATGAAGGCTACAATGGACTCTAAGACTAAGATCAAAGACATTAAAGATCGGATTTAGTTTTCAGGAATGTAATGGCACCAAACTAAAATTTCCTAAGGTCATAAATAATGAAGCAGTTAAATTAACATACAACAGAAACAAGTGTTACAAGCATAACGTAAGGGATCAGTACAGAAAAAAATGAACCAAGAAAAAACAATAATGCCAGAATTTTCCAATGTCAACAAATACGAACTCTAATTATTCAAGGCACTAAAAAACATAATGCAAGATACTTTGTTATTAACAAACAACTAACAAGTAATAGTAAGAACAACAAATGGGTCGAAGTTCAAAATCATTTGAAAAAGACGTTATCAAGTACAATATTCTTATATCCAACAATCAATAATCCAATATTTTCGTTTCTTTCCTCTATTGAATTGAATTTCTATTTTCAGAAACACCCACAATACAATGGGTCTAATCAAGAACGAGTGTCTGGTCCACATTTCTCAATCAAACAAAAGGAATGGTACAGATGGGATAAGGGTTAAGCATCATTACCAGAATGCAGTGGAGTTGAAGAAGCCAGGAGCAGTGACCATAAACCCAATAGACACAGCAGCAAATAGCCATTGCGCACATCTGAGCACCAGCCCGCTCATTCTTCCAGGACTCCCAAACATCTCAGCCTGCTCTCCTTCTACTAAATCTGAAGCTTCTAAACAAGGGAAGATAAAGAAAGATGGCTTCAATGGTTTAGCACTCGGCAGTTTGGCTAAGAGTTGAATCTGAAAAGTGAAACCCAGAAATGGGTTTGTTAGAAagaattagaaaagaagaaaattgggAATTGGGAGGAGATCTTGGACTCCCAATGAGGAATGTTCTTTTCCATTGACTCTAAGCTAGCTAAGCTGtcaccctttttctttttcggcTAACGAACCTTAACGACGTGGCGCAATTATATTGGTGGTGATATTACGTCCGGTGAACCGATGTGTAGGTCTATCTCCACTCACAATCACGGGCTGTTTGAGCAAAATTTCTTCTTTCTAGTTCCTATAGGGTTTTCGACAAAAAGCGGTCCTAATGGAAAGCGAAAGAAACTTTCGGTCGATTCTTTTGTTTACGAAGTAGCGTATCGGTGCTTTTTCTTCCATTAATTTGTTCTTCTCCGCGGAAATTACTTCTATGCCCTCCCTCATCTCTGTTTTACAGCAGAATCGGTCAGTCCTGAAAGCTGCACCGATGGCCACGAAACGTATTTTTTTTGCAGAGATGCGATTGAAAACTGGAATATGAGATTgcgagagaagaagaagaagaagaaactatTTTTCCATGTAGTGAAGGAGAAAGTAAGAAGGGCGTGGAGGTGTTGCAAGATTTGAAGGAAGATAAAGAAGAAAGGTTTTTGCGAAACGAGTAAAACatgaaattttgtttcaaagttTGGGAAAATTAAATTGAACTTCGTAATATGCAGTTTTGAAAATTAACATTTAAGACGAAGTAACATTGGTTTATCATCTcacaaaaacaatatatatatatacaatatatatatatatatatatatatatatatgaatgcATGTATCAATGGTTTAAATGCTTGCTTTGGTTCAACTAATTAGATTAGAAACTTTAAATATTAAACTCTATATAGGATATTGAAGCAtaacttatttgattaaaaacAACCCTTTCTTAAACCCTAAAACACAAACACCCTTGTTCTTCTTGGAAAATTGTACAAAATCATTCACAAAGCAAAAACTTTTCTATGATTGAACTCTTTCTAAAAACTTGTTGGTTATTGATTCTTTTGACATGtgaaatatcatttttattaaatGCTCTCTTTCCATATATTTCCTATGTCTCTTTTGCTCTTCCCTTCCAATAACAGCACAACAAAACTTCAAATCATTTAATGCATTGTTGGAAAAAACGTGAAAAATCATATGAAAACAAatgtttattttgttaaaacGGAGTTgtattaacaaaaatataacaaaaacaaaattattgttTGCATAGAAAAATTGAGCAATCACTGACATCAACGTTTGCAACAAGTGACATACATTacttgaaaagaaaacaaaaaaggtaGATTGATTTGACTATAAGCATAATGAAGTAATTTCTGTTACTTATGGTTGAACAATGCTCATTTGAACATAactttgtttggtttttttatattatatcgaataaaatataatatgtgaATCTTGGTGTGATACTAAAGACTATTTTTGTGAGGTCCTGATCGCGTACCACCAAGGTGATAAAAACCTTGCTACTAGGATATTGAACGAAGAGACTCTTGATCAAAGAAATGCTCCGGGGAAGGAGTATGCATGAGGCCCTGACCAGAAGAAATGAAGTATGGGTAGAGAGAATCCTTGTAGGAAAGTTAATTCAAATAGGAGTATAGGACATTCCCGCAAGGGAACATGCAAAAGGGAAGAAGGCGATGTGAAAAGAAATGCTTAATTCTAAGTTCCATTGCGAGAAGGAAAATGATGCGGTAAGAATAAGCTCGCAAGGAAGAAGCATCCGTTTGACGCCAGGAGTGTGGTGTTTAGCATAGTAATACGGAAATAAGTGTATACGCCTAAGAAAAGAAGTGAAGAAGTGTCTTGTCATGATGACTTGACCACTCATTGAGAGGAAGTAAATGTCTGGTACTTTCTGAGAAGATAGAAGGGTCAGATAATTAAAGAGTTTGGCTTCCCAAGGAGATATGATGCGCATCTTGAGGGAATGTCCAATTGCCACTTACGGATAGCTTACATGTCGAGTTGGGTTTGTTGCATGATGCGAAAAATCGATAAGGAGACACGTGTAGAGTGTTGAAGCGACCCTTGGATGTGGGAGGTAACTATAAAAAAAGGCCAAAGAGAAAAATGGGAGTTCTGTTTGGAAGAGTTAGATttttagataaatttaaagAAGGGAGATCTGGAATGCTAAACAGTTGGACAAGGGAATTGCTAGGTGAAGAAGAGGCATCCAAAGGCAGAAAAGGAAGGAGTTGAGGCTAAGTATATTTGTGAGTGATAAAACAAGATTCGACGTGATTACTAAGCTGTCATTTATTGCTGATTCTTTTCTGTGTACATTTACGAGTTATGAATGAATATTGCGAGTAGTTCGTCCTAAACAAATGAGTATCCTCAAAAcaatgtttgtttttctttttagtatCTCTCGTAAGTAGAATATATGTGAATCTTCCATCAATGGAAGATTGGCCTTATGAATGACTTCCATAAATAGTTAATATTGTGTTTAAGGTATTCTGTTGACAATCGTCTGAAAGTATTCTTTCGTGATTCTTATTGTATGATATTGTCACTACGGAAATAATATGTAAGAAAAGTAAGCTGAGAGCTAACTTTTTTGTTTACTATTTATAATGGTTGTCTATTGAGAGAAGATGAGATCCATCACAAGACGCTGGCGGAAATCCCAGGTAACTCGCATGAAGCTGATTGAATGTAAATCCCAAGTCTAGACAAGGGGAGAATCCCAAATCTAGGTGGGTTGCAATGAGACGTTGGTTGAATGAAAATCCTAGATTAAAAAAGGATGAATGTGACGAGGTGCTGGTATAAATTCCAGATAACTTGCATGGCGCTGGTTGAATATGAATCCAAGGTCTAGGGGATGGGAGAATCTCAAGTTTAGGTGAGTTGCAATGAGATGCTGGTTGAATGAAAATCCTAGATTGAGAAAGGATGAATGTGACGAGGCACTAGTGTAAATCCCAGGTAACTTGCATGATGCTGGTTGAATGTGAATCTCAGGTTCGGCAAGGAAAGAATCCTAGGTCTCGATAATGAGTTGGAACGCGTATTTGCTTGAACGCATGGAATTTATTTGTGTTTGAGGTGATGGTTGTTGTGGTTTGATGTGATAATAATTAATTGTCTATGATATGATcttgttattatttattatctGAATCTTGTTGTTTTTCTCTAGAAAGGTTTTCTCAAACCTTTCACTCACTAAGTCCGTTTGACTTATGTttttaagttttccttcccCAGATTGTCAAGCGTCGAAGCCATGCGAATAATGGTTCTCAAACATTGTAGCCTAGTTAAGGAGGAAAGGCAGAAATACTCTACAGCCTTATGCAGCATGACAGTGATGTCGTCTTATCTCTCGTCTAAGAAGATGATTGGTAAGGTTGTCGCTCCTTAATGCCAAACCTCAACTAAATAGGGAAGAAAGGCGTAAGGACCCTGAATATTTAGCTGAGGAAGCTTTACACCTCTAAGCGCCTGCTCGAGGAGGCAATTAAAGAACAAAGGGGAGAAAGAGGCAGTAACTAGAGCGCAGGTTGAGTACCAGTGCCAAGAAAGTTTCACCAAGCCTCTTCCAGTACTGTGACGTGAAGAGCTGCACCTTGGTGGAGATGAGATAACAAGGTGCATTGCTACACGATGAGGCAAGCAAACCAGACGTCAAATTGAAAAGTTATGCTAGGCAAAGGGAGGCTTAAAGATTATGTTTAAGTCTTGTTGTAAGGAAAATTTTAAGTTATGTTTGAACATTGTAAAGTGTTAacttaataaagaaaatttttgTACTCATTTCGTTGCATTATCTTGTGTCTGTTGCATAAGCAGTTGAAAGGTATTGTTAAGCTAAGTATTAAAGGCTTGGTGATAAAGCTAAGTTAATAAAATTTAAGTTGTTGTATTCCGCTATTGTGTTAAGAAAGCTTGGTGTTTAAGCCCTGCGATGAGGTTGTAAAAGAGAAGTTGTTATACTCACTACGCGGTGTGGTAAGCATTGAAGGCCTAGCCGACATGCCTCCACTAGGTTGCAAAGAAGCAACTTTAGGGGCAGGGCTTGACAATTTTTGATTGAATGAAAATCTTCTCCCTTAAATATGAGAGGAGATGCTTATTTATAAGTGAAAATATGTACAAGTAGTGGTTAGCTACATAAGTAGTtgtaataacaaaaataaagtttaacataaataataaaaaagtagTAAAACAGTATTGCCAAAACATCAAACTCGTCCTCGAGGTGAGATTATCTCGAGTTAGGTCTGTCAATCGACCTCGAGTTTATCTCAAGATGTATTACATCATTCCACCCCTCGAGCATTAAACTTTTCCCAAGGTGAGTTGCGAGATGAGTCTGCTATGTAAGCTGGAATCCATTGAAAGGAACAAAGTATGACCAAACCAACCTCCTACGTTTTGAACAAAAATCTTATGATCAGAGGGATAAAATCGagacaaaaaattaaatatggCCACTGGTAGATGAACCTCTACATTGATCGTAAACCCAAAAAAGATGTTTCCTTCGATCTCACTTAAAACTATAGTCAAAGAATCAATTTCAAAAGAATTCACTTTCGAAAAAAATCCTTCAAGAATCACATTTTCTTAATCATCTCTTCATGTTCTTCGATGGTTTGATGATTCATTTCCAGCACTACCAATGGTCAttgtttttgtttgaattttgcTCGATGTTTGATGcttctttttcatcttcttctttgcaTTTTTCTTCACTTGTGACCATTTTCAAAtcaacatttttaaattattgttcttcaaatttatcttcataattttctatttgaaaattttccaattgtgatcctttacattttcttttgtaTATGAAACAGATTCATTCTTGTACTCTTGCAAATGAAGATAGTTGATCTACATGCTAAGTCATTTTCCCCAATAAACGTTGATTTCTTGAAAAATGAGTTTGATTGGATCGTGGTGCCATTTTTTGATATTGTCACCTTCTTATTCCATCCCAAAATGCCTTAAAAACATCATCGGAGTCACTAGAATCAATAGAATCAAATTTCAATTTGGATAATGATAGGTTCTTTGAGAAAATCGAGCACGGCTAAAATTAGAATGTTGAAAT
This genomic window contains:
- the LOC103485527 gene encoding mannose-1-phosphate guanylyltransferase 1 encodes the protein MKALILVGGFGTRLRPLTLSVPKPLVDFANKPMILHQIEALKAIGVEEVVLAINYQPEVMLNFLKEFEKKLGIKITCSQETEPLGTAGPLALARDKLIDDSGEPFFVLNSDVISEYPLKQMIEFHKSHGGEASIMVTKVDEPSKYGVVVMDESTGKVEKFVEKPKLFVGNKINAGIYLLNPSVLDRIELRPTSIEKEVFPSIAAEQKLYAMVLPGFWMDIGQPKDYITGLRLYLNSLRKNSSSMLAVGSHIVGNVLVDETAKIGEGCLIGPDVAIGPGCVVESGVRLSRCTVMRGVRIKKHACISSSIIGWHSTVGQWARVENMTILGEDVHVGDEIYSNGGVVLPHKEIKSSILKPEIVM
- the LOC103485526 gene encoding CASP-like protein 5B1 isoform X1, encoding MFGSPGRMSGLVLRCAQWLFAAVSIGFMVTAPGFFNSTAFCYLIASMGLQILWSFGLACLDLHALRMKKSLRNSVLLCLFAIGDWVVSTLSLAAASSSAGVAILYSRDLDYCRSPPYISCSKIEISVAFAFISWFLLGLSSLVTFWLLGTV
- the LOC103485526 gene encoding CASP-like protein 5B1 isoform X2 encodes the protein MFGSPGRMSGLVLRCAQWLFAAVSIGFMVTAPGFFNSTAFCYLIASMGLQILWSFGLACLDLHALRMKKSLRNSVLLCLFAIGDW